The genome window GTCCCCCCCTACGCGCTGACGCGCGCCCCCCAGGGGGCGGCACTGGCGGACCGGCGGAGCCGGATCCGCTGTGCCCTGGGGCAACCCGCCGCCCGGAATTAATGGATTGATGTCGGATAAGTACACCGTCGAGACGGTTACCTGGGTCAAGACCTGGGTGCCGCACAAGCTTTTCTCGTTCCGCACGACGCGGTCGCCCGGCTTCCGGTTCGTGCCGGGGCAGTTCGCGCGTCTGGGCGTCGAGCGGCCGGACCCGGATGCCGAAGACGGATCGGGGCGCCGCATCGTGTGGCGGGCGTATTCGATCGTGTCGGCGCCCTATGACGATTTCCTGGAGTTCTTCTCCATCGTCGTGCCCGACGGCGAGTTCACCAGCGCGCTCGAGCACCTGCGCGAAGGCGACAAGCTGTACGTCGACAAGACCAATTTCGGCTTCCTGACCACGGCCGCCTTTCCCAGCGGCAAGGACCTGTGGATGCTGGCCTCGGGCACCGGCCTGGCCCCGTTCGTCTCCGTCCTGCAGGACCTGGACGTCTGGGAAACCTACGATCACCTGATCGTCGTCCACAGTGTGCGCACGGCCGAGGAACTGGTCTACCGGGACACCATAGAGGGCTTGCGCGACCACGAGGTCTTCGGCGAATTCTGCCGGGAACAGCCGGGCAAGCTGATCTACCTGCCCTCGGTCACGCGCGAGCGGGTCGAGGGCGCCCTGGACGCCCGCATCACGACGCTGATCGCCAGCGGCGAGCTGGAGCGCCGGGCCGGCGTCACGCTGGATCCGTCGCGTTCGCGCATCATGTTGTGCGGCAACCCCGAAATGGTGTCTGATTTGCGCAAATTGCTGGCGGAGCGCGGTTTTGGGGCCTCCCGCCGGGGTAAACCAGGCAATCTGGCCGTGGAAAACTATTGGTGACACCGAGTTGCGCGGCCGGCGCGATACACCGATTGTGCAATGCAATATAATCGGTTTACTGGTGAATCGATTGCCCACCCGTGGTCTGGAGCAAGGATGCTGTATCAATTACATGAATGGCAGCGCGCCCTGTTGACGCCTTTTGCCCACTTCGCCGACGCCTCGGCGCAGTTGTTCTCGAATCCCTATAGCCCGCTTGCCTACACCCCGCTGTCGCGGCGGCTGGCGGCCGGCTACGAGCTGCTGTACCGGCTGGGCAAGGACTACGAGAAACCGGCCTGGGACCTGCCCACCACCACACTCGATGGCGCCGAGGCCACCGTCACGGAACAGATCGCGGCCGCCCGGCCCTTCTGTAACCTGGTGCATTTCGTGCGCACCCCGATGTCGCCACGCAAGGCCGCGGCCCGGCGCAAGCCCGATCCCACCGTGCTGCTGGTGGCGCCGCTGTCCGGCCACCACGCCACGCTGCTGCGCGACACCGTGCGCGCGCTGCTGCCCGAGCACGACGTCTACGTCACCGACTGGATCGATGCCCGCATGGTGCCGCAGTCGGCCGGCCCCTTCCACCTGGCCGACTACGTCGGCTACATCCGCGACTTCATCCGCCAGCTGGGTCCGGAGGTCCACGTGATCTCGGTGTGCCAGCCCACGGTGCCGGTGCTGGCCGCGGTCTCGCTGATGGCCTCGGACAACGATCCCAAGCTGCCGCGCAGCATGATCATGATGGGCGGCCCCATCGACCCGCGCAAATCGCCCACGCAGGTCAACAATCTCGCCAAGACCAAGTCCTATTCCTGGTTCGAGAACACCCTGATCCACCGCGTGCCGCCGCGCTTCCCCGGCTCGGGCCGCAAGGTCTATCCCGGCTTCCTGCAGCACGCCGGCTTCGTCAGCATGAACCCCGACCGCCACCTGAAGTCGCACTACGACTTCTACCTGGACCTGGTGCGCGGCGACGATGACGACGCCGAAGCGCACCGCCGCTTCTACGACGAATACAACGCCGTCCTGGACATGCCCGCCGAATACTACCTGGACACCATACGCACGGTATTCCAGGACTTCGAGCTGCCGCGCGGCGTCTGGAAGGTAAACGGCCAACTGGTCAAGCCTTCGGACATCCGCTCGGTGGCGCTGTTCACGATCGAAGGCGAGCTGGACGACATCTCGGGCTCCGGCCAGACCGAGGCCGCGCAGGACCTGTGCAGCGGCATCCCGGCGGACCGCAAGCGCCATTTCACCGCCCCGCGCTGCGGACACTACGGTATTTTCTCGGGCCGGCGCTGGCGCGAAGTCATCTGTCCCCAGATCGCCGAGTTCATTCGCCAGCACCAGGACGCGGCTTGACCGGGCGCCAGCCGTGAACCGGATCGACCTCGTCGATGCGCAACTGCCGCAGACCCAGTGCACCAAATGCGGCTATGACGGCTGCCGGCCCTATGCCCGGGCGCTGGTCGAAGGCGACGTGCCGATCAACCGCTGCCCGCCCGGCGGCGACCTCGGCATCGCCCGGCTGGCCGCGGTGCTGGGCAGGCCCATCCTGCCCCTGGACGAGACGCGCGGCCAGCATGTCCCCCTGCACGTGGCGCGTATCGACGAGCAGCATTGCATAGGCTGCACGCTTTGCATCCAGGCCTGCCCCGTGGATGCCATCGTGGGCGCCAACAAGGCCATGCACACCGTGCTGACGGCCCTGTGCACGGGCTGCGATCTGTGCGTGGCCCCCTGTCCCGTCGATTGCATCACCATGGAGCCCGCCCTGCCAGCGCGCGCCTGGACCGACGACGATGCCTCCGCGGCCCGCTTGCGCCATCAGCGGCGCGCCACGCGCCTGGCCCGCGAAAGCCGCGAGGACCAGGAACGCCTGCGCGCGCGGTCGGCCATGCGGGAGCAGGCTTCCCCGGCCCTGTCGGCCGCCGCCACGGCCGCGGGCACCGACGAAGCCGCCGAACGCAAGCGTGCCATACTAGAGGCCGCCCTCGCCCGGGCCCGCTCCCGGCGCGCGCACTGACCCCGTCCCGTCATCACAACAACGGCCCGAGCCGTGTCCGCATGAACGCCGCCAAACGACTAGCGATCTTCGAGCGCCTGCGCGCCGCCAATCCCTCCCCCCGAACCGAACTCGAATACGGGTCGACCTTCCAGCTGCTGATCGCCGTGCTGCTGTCGGCGCAGGCCACCGACAAGTCGGTCAACCTGGCCACGCGCCGCTTCTTTCCCGAGCACGGCACGCCCGAGGGGCTGCTGGCCCTGGGCGAGGAAGGCCTCAGCCAGTACATACGCACCATCGGCCTGTACAAGACCAAGGCCAAGAATGCGATCGCTACCTGTCGCATCCTGCTCGAGCAGTATGGCGGCGAGGTGCCCGCCGACCGCGAGGCCCTGGAAGCGCTGCCGGGCGTGGGCCGCAAGACCGCCAACGTGGTGCTCAATACCGCATTCCGGCAAGTGGCCATGGCGGTCGACACGCATATCTTCCGCGTCGCCAACCGTACCGGCATCGCGCCGGGCAAGACCGTCCGCCAGGTCGAGGACAAGCTGCTCAAATTCGTGCCCAAGGAGTTCCTGCTGGACGCCCACCACTGGCTGATCCTGCATGGACGCTACATCTGCGTGGCGCGCAAGCCCAAGTGCCCGCAATGCGGCATCGCCGACCTGTGCGAATACAAGGACAAGACGCCTGCCGCCTAGGGCCGGCCGCCGGGTACGCGGTTTGCGTGGTGCAGGCTTGAGCGGGAAGGTCGCGCGGCGCGACAATTCCCTTGCCAGGCTTGTGAAAAGGAGCACGCCATGTCCAACAGTACCTTGCTAGGCACGGGCGAAAGCCTGCCTGAAGACAGCGGCAAGAGCGGCAAGCTCGGCCCCAGCGACACCTCGGATTCCGGCAGCGACCTGGCCGGCCTGCCCGACGACGAGGCCGGCACCGACTCGAGCAAGACGGGAGAGCGGCTTTCGGTCGACCCCGACGAGGAAGAACGCACGGGGGCCGACGTCCTGCCGGACGAAGTCGTGGACGAGGAACGCCTGGCCCGCTCGCACCCGGGCGACGACGAGGACGACGCAACCCGCCCCCGCTGAATCGGCCGGGTGCCCGGGCCGTTCAGTGCTGCATGGCGCGGGACTCCCGCCCGTCCATGGCGTCCGACGGCCTGGCCTGTACCTTGTCGCTCAGGACGGGCGGGGCCACGGGATCGAAATCCACCCAGTCGCCCTCGCGCCACCGGCCCTCGGCCTTTTCCACGTCCTTGCCGCCGCACCCCCTGAGCACCTGGGCGGCGGCGGCCTCGGTCGCGACGGTGACATGGACAGCGGTCAGCACGCCGGCACGGCGCATTCCCGTGCTGTGGCCGGCCCGATAGGCGCGCGTCGCGCTGCGGGTGGCGACCAGCGCGCCCCCCAGCGAACCGATGTAGGCGCCGACGCCCACCGCGATGATCAGGGCCAGCACGGATCCGGCCGCATACAACCAGACGATGGAACCGATCACGGCTCCCACCAGGCCCAGCAAGGCAGCGCCGGCTATCGCGCCGTGCTTGGTCTTGCGCGACCCGGGGTCGGCGGCCTGGTCGCCGCCCAGGGGATAGCGGTCGTGCTGGCCGGCGGGATTGACGAAGAAGATGGAGACGTCCTCCTGGGCGAAACCGGCGGCGAACAGCTTGCGGCCGGCTTCCTCGGCCTCGGGAAAGGAGTCGAAACGGGCAGCGACGATGAGCGACACGGCAATCTCCTCGAATCACGGACGAGGTATCGCCAGCACGTATCGTGCCGCGCCTCATTCGCCCGGCGGCGTGGGAGGCGGCGGCGGCAGTTCGGGGTCGATGGGATCGGGCTGCTGGGCCGGCGGAACCGGCGGATCCCCCACCGGCTGGTTGGGCGGATCGCCCACCGGCGGCGGATCCTTGACAGGGGGATCGGGGGGAACCGAGTGCGCGTACAACCGGGACATGGTCAGTGATCTCCGTAGCAGCAGGCGCGCTCAGGAAACCGGCACGTCCTGCATGTCCGCCTCGCGGGCGTCGTCTGCGGCGTAATCCTCCAGCCGGTTGTAGAGCGTCTTCAGGCTGATGCCCAACACTTCGGCCGCGTGCTTCTTGACGCCCCCGCAGTGCTGCAGGGTGGCGAAGATCAGCCGCCTGTCGGCCTCAGCAAGCGACGTACCCACCTGAATGGTGACGATGGGTTCGCTTTCCGCCTTGCCGGCGGGCGCCAGCTGGATGGGGGCCGCCACCGTGTCGATCAGGCCGCCATCGGTCATGATGTAGGCGCGGTGCACATAGTTCTTCAGTTCCCGCACGTTGCCGGGCCAGGCATGCAACGCCATGTCGGCCAGCATGGCGGGCGAGAAAACCTTGGCCGACTTGTGGGTCTCGTTCAAGAGGTCCAGGAAGCTCTGGGCCAGGAGTTCGACGTCCTTGGCCCGTTCCCGCAGCGGCGGCAGATGGATGGGAAAGACGTTCAGGCGGTGGTAGAGATCCTCGCGCAGCTTGCCCTCGGCCACCGCCTCCTGCGGATTGCGGTTGGTGGCGGCGATGATGCGGACGTCGCACTCGGTTTCCTGGTTGGTGCCGACCCGCATGAACAACCCGGTCTCGAGCACCCGCAGCAGCTTCACCTGGAGTTCGATCGGCATCTCGGTGATCTCGTCCAGGAACAGCGTGCCGCCGTGCGAACGCTCGAAATAGCCCTTGTGCTGGCGTTCGGCGCCGGTAAAGCTGCCGCGCTCGTGCCCGAACATCTCGCTTTCGATCAGGTTCGGCGAAATGGCGCCGCAGTTCACCGCCAGGAAGGGCCGCTTGCGCCTCAGGCTCAGGTCGTGCAGCGTCTGCGCCGCCAGTTCCTTGCCGGTGCCGCTTTCACCGATCAAGAGCACGGTTGCCTCGGTGGGCGCGACCTTGCCGATCTGGTCGTACAGGTCCTGCATGGAGGGCGAGCCGCCCAGCATGCGGCCGAAGCGGCCGAAGCGGCGCAGCTCGCCGCGCAGCGAGCCGATTTCGGCCTTCAGGTCACCCGCCCGCGGGATGCGGTCAAGGATGGCCTTGAGCCGCTGCATGTTGATCGGCTTGATGAGATAGTCGGCCGCGCCCAGGCGCAAGGCGTCCACCGCGCTCTCCACGCTGGCGTGGCCGGTGATCAGGATGACCTCGACCGGAATGGACGGATCCAGCTCCTTGAATAGATCCATGCCGCTGCCATCCGGCAGCTTCAGGTCGGTCAGCACGACGTCCGGACTCTGGCGCACGATCTGAATGCGGGCTTCCCGGAGGTCGCCCGCAACGGCGGTGGTAAGCCCCTCGGCGCCGACGATTTCCGCCAGGGCCGCCCGGGTGTTCGGTTCGTCGTCCACGATCAGGACATGCGGCATGCAGTGTGGCTCCTCGATGCGATGATGATCGGAATGGCCGGACGAAGGCGGCGGCTAGCGCCTGGGCGCGAGCAGGCCGATGACCACGCCCACCGCGATGGCGATGCCCACCGCCC of Pigmentiphaga sp. H8 contains these proteins:
- the rsxB gene encoding electron transport complex subunit RsxB, producing MNRIDLVDAQLPQTQCTKCGYDGCRPYARALVEGDVPINRCPPGGDLGIARLAAVLGRPILPLDETRGQHVPLHVARIDEQHCIGCTLCIQACPVDAIVGANKAMHTVLTALCTGCDLCVAPCPVDCITMEPALPARAWTDDDASAARLRHQRRATRLARESREDQERLRARSAMREQASPALSAAATAAGTDEAAERKRAILEAALARARSRRAH
- a CDS encoding MatE family transporter; its protein translation is MSNSTLLGTGESLPEDSGKSGKLGPSDTSDSGSDLAGLPDDEAGTDSSKTGERLSVDPDEEERTGADVLPDEVVDEERLARSHPGDDEDDATRPR
- a CDS encoding polyhydroxyalkanoate depolymerase, with product MLYQLHEWQRALLTPFAHFADASAQLFSNPYSPLAYTPLSRRLAAGYELLYRLGKDYEKPAWDLPTTTLDGAEATVTEQIAAARPFCNLVHFVRTPMSPRKAAARRKPDPTVLLVAPLSGHHATLLRDTVRALLPEHDVYVTDWIDARMVPQSAGPFHLADYVGYIRDFIRQLGPEVHVISVCQPTVPVLAAVSLMASDNDPKLPRSMIMMGGPIDPRKSPTQVNNLAKTKSYSWFENTLIHRVPPRFPGSGRKVYPGFLQHAGFVSMNPDRHLKSHYDFYLDLVRGDDDDAEAHRRFYDEYNAVLDMPAEYYLDTIRTVFQDFELPRGVWKVNGQLVKPSDIRSVALFTIEGELDDISGSGQTEAAQDLCSGIPADRKRHFTAPRCGHYGIFSGRRWREVICPQIAEFIRQHQDAA
- a CDS encoding sigma-54 dependent transcriptional regulator, with translation MPHVLIVDDEPNTRAALAEIVGAEGLTTAVAGDLREARIQIVRQSPDVVLTDLKLPDGSGMDLFKELDPSIPVEVILITGHASVESAVDALRLGAADYLIKPINMQRLKAILDRIPRAGDLKAEIGSLRGELRRFGRFGRMLGGSPSMQDLYDQIGKVAPTEATVLLIGESGTGKELAAQTLHDLSLRRKRPFLAVNCGAISPNLIESEMFGHERGSFTGAERQHKGYFERSHGGTLFLDEITEMPIELQVKLLRVLETGLFMRVGTNQETECDVRIIAATNRNPQEAVAEGKLREDLYHRLNVFPIHLPPLRERAKDVELLAQSFLDLLNETHKSAKVFSPAMLADMALHAWPGNVRELKNYVHRAYIMTDGGLIDTVAAPIQLAPAGKAESEPIVTIQVGTSLAEADRRLIFATLQHCGGVKKHAAEVLGISLKTLYNRLEDYAADDAREADMQDVPVS
- a CDS encoding ferredoxin--NADP reductase; the protein is MSDKYTVETVTWVKTWVPHKLFSFRTTRSPGFRFVPGQFARLGVERPDPDAEDGSGRRIVWRAYSIVSAPYDDFLEFFSIVVPDGEFTSALEHLREGDKLYVDKTNFGFLTTAAFPSGKDLWMLASGTGLAPFVSVLQDLDVWETYDHLIVVHSVRTAEELVYRDTIEGLRDHEVFGEFCREQPGKLIYLPSVTRERVEGALDARITTLIASGELERRAGVTLDPSRSRIMLCGNPEMVSDLRKLLAERGFGASRRGKPGNLAVENYW
- the nth gene encoding endonuclease III; amino-acid sequence: MNAAKRLAIFERLRAANPSPRTELEYGSTFQLLIAVLLSAQATDKSVNLATRRFFPEHGTPEGLLALGEEGLSQYIRTIGLYKTKAKNAIATCRILLEQYGGEVPADREALEALPGVGRKTANVVLNTAFRQVAMAVDTHIFRVANRTGIAPGKTVRQVEDKLLKFVPKEFLLDAHHWLILHGRYICVARKPKCPQCGIADLCEYKDKTPAA